Within Spinacia oleracea cultivar Varoflay chromosome 4, BTI_SOV_V1, whole genome shotgun sequence, the genomic segment TTGCAAGCCATACACAATTCCAATGGTATTGCGAGTCGAATTCAATCCAGAAACAATTTGGACGTAGGTACAATCCCTATCCTACTTGATGAAAATGTTGATGATACTACTGATGATGATTCGAATAATATTGTGATTGATAATGAGGTTGGGAATAATGTTGAACCTCTGGATGTGAATGGTGATGATCCTAATGAGACTGAATCTAATAATCCTGTAGAAATTGAGTTGGACGATATTCAGGAAGAGGTTGAGTTTTGGATGTCAGCTGTTGTTTGTTATGTTGTGGGTGTTAATCCTCCAATTAATGTTATGGAGGGATTCATTAGGCGCATCTGGAAACATTTGAATGTTGATAAAGTGATTATGGTGAAGAGGGGAGTATTCATTGTTAGATTTCTCACCATGGACTCGAGGGATAAGGTCTTAAATGGCCATTACTTTTTTGATAGCAAACCCCTAATAATGAAGCCATGggattctgatatggacatggatAAAGAGGAGGTGAAATCTGTGCCTATTTGGGTGCAATTGAAGCTTGGTTTCAAATACtgggcgggggggggggggggggagagagCTCTGTTCAAGATCATTAGCCAAATAGGGAAACCTATTAAGAGAGATCAAGCTACAATAAATAGGGACAAATTGCAATTTGCTCGAGTGATGGTGGATGTTCCATTATCTAAGGAGCTGCCTGATTGTATTTCCTTTAGAGATGAGAATGGCTTGATGGTGAAAGTAGGTTTGTACTATGAATGGAGGCCTACATTGTGTTCTAAATGCAAGATGATAGGACATTTGCAAGAAGAGTGTAGACAGGGCAAAACTAAAAGAGTATGGGTGCAGAAAGCTAAGCAAGTGCAGCCAGATGCAGCATTGCATACTGCTACAAGTCCAGTGGTTGATCCAGATGGGTTCCAAAGATCTCTAAGACCTATTAGAGTTATAACGTCTCCAAGGGAACCAGTCAGAACCTCCAATGTTTTTCAGATTCTTGATACTAGATTGAATGGAGATGCAGGTGTGTGTGATGATGACACCATTGGTGAGGAACATAGATTTATTACACCTGGAAGGGGGGACCCTTCCCACTCTCATGGATAGAATAGCTGCTTGGAATTTCAGAGGCCTTAACTCACTTCAAAAGCAGAATGAAGTTAAACACTTCATTCAGAAATATGAAGTGGGATTGGTGGGGCTTCTGGAGCATAAGGTGAAGCTGCCTAATTTGGGTAAGCTTTATCAGAAAGTTTTTGCAAAGTGGTGTTTTACTAGTAATGCTAGTTATCATCCTGGTGGTAGAATAATTGTGGCTTGGAAGACTGGTAGTTTCAATGTCAATATAGTTGCTGCATCTAGTCAGTTTTTGCATTGTCATATTACTCCTGCTAGTGGTATGCCTGCTTTTTTCTGTACCTTCATATATGCTCATAATGAAGCTGGGTTGAGACAAGATTTATGGAGAGATTTAACTCTAATTCATAGTGCTGCCCCTTGGATTTTATGTGGAGATTTTAATTGTGTTATGGCCCCTGAGGAAAGGATAGGTGCTCCTGTTAAGCAGTGTGATATAGTGGACATGTGTGGGTGTATGCATAATTGTGGTATGGAGGATTTGAAGAGTGTAGGAAATCTGTTTACTTGGAATAATAAACAACAAGGGATTAAGAGAGTCTTTTCAAAGATTGATAGAATGTTATCAAATCAAGCATGGCTAGATGTTTATCCTGATGCAGAAGTGTGTTATCTACCTGAGGGTCAATTTGATCACTCCCCAGGTTTGCTTACTGTTTATCCTAGAGTAAATGGAGGAAAAAAGCCTTTTAAATTCTTTACTATGTGGAAATCATCTCCAGTTTTTGATGATACTGTTAAGACAGCCTGGAACACTCAGATTGGGGGGAGTAAAATGTTTATAGTTGTCAGCAAGTTGAAAAAAGTGAAGATTGCTCTCAAGGAATTGAACAAGAGTGGTTTTACTGATGTGCATGCTGCTGACTTGAGAGCTCACAATGAGCTCATAGCAGCTCAAGAAGCTATGCATAAAGATCCCACTAATATGGATCTAGCTGATGCTGAGTTGAGAGCTATTCATGAGTACAAAGAGAAGCATAAGATATATTTAGAGTTTTTGAGCCAAAAAGCTAAAGTAGCATGGCTAAAAGATGGGGATGAAAACACTACTTTGTTTCATCAGAGTATCAGAAGCAGAAATTTGAAGAATTAAATTTACAACATTCATGATATGGGGGGTGTATGGAAGGATAATCCTACTGAGGTTGCTGATGCCTTTTTAGATTATTACAAGCAGCTGTTGGGGAGTAAACATGAGAATAGAATCCATGTATTGAAGGAGGTGGTGCAGTTAGGTCCTGTGTGCCAAGCTCATCACAAAGCAATTTTAAATGCAAGTTACACTGCAGATGAAGTTAGGGCTGCCCTTTTTTCTATTCCAAGAGCCAAGGCACCTGGTCCAGATGGACTTGGCTCTCATTTTTATAGAGATTCTTGGCATATTGTTGGTGATGAAGTGGTTGCTGCTGTTCTTGATATGCTGCAGCATGGTAAAATTTTGAAAGAGTTGAACCATACAGTGATTACCTTgatcccaaaaaccaattgcCCTAAAGATGTGACTGAATTTAGACCAATATCCTGCTGTAACACACTTTACAAGTGTCTTACTAAGGTGCTGTGTGGAAGGCTTAGacaggtgttaggttatgatacatatgacaatacataaatcatgcggaaacaaccattaagccaggaatacatattatttacacataatcatatagcataatttagatgcatactctttgttgcgtgccttccctagctgcgcccgaaccgaacaagaataagtctttaggactccaagtgtcgtccctccgtagatagtccacagcacgtccggatccgccttaagattgaccaactagaatcgcccttaaggtactagaattttcggcactcttaggtaagaaatatgactgaatttttctctcaaaactcactttgaatacttgaattaatctctgaaaatatgtgaccctaggcacgtatttatagagttatggaaagggaattggaatcctagtaggatgcgaattaattaaacttagaatcctacaagaactctaattaattaatttatccttttaggaataggaatttaatcatatactaactccaatagttttaggaatcatgcatgaacacaaactcacacacacacggcagccacgagggccgcccatgcgtgtgcgtgcgagcagcagcccacgcagcgaggccatggccttggcgcgcgctgggcctgccttgcggtgggcctgggcgctgccttggctgggcgcgcgtttggcttgctgggcgatggcccgacttcgtgctgggccttcgtccggcaggcctcgtccgatgctaattcgtacgatacgcttccgattaaattcccggttccggaattcatttccgatacgaacaatatttaatatttccgattccggaatcaatttccgtttcgaacaaatatttaatatttccgtttccggaattattttccgattccgataatatttccgattctgacaatatttccgtttccggcaatatttccgattctggcaatatttccatttccgataatattttccgatacgtaccatgtttccgtttccggcaacatctacgacttggataatatttatatttccgatacgatccatatttccgtttccggctatatcatcgtttccggagtattcatttcttgcctgtgacgatctcagctcccactgaaaccaagatccgtcgattccgaatatccatagatggagtatctaatgccattaaatacttgatccgtttacgtactatttgtgtgaccctacgggttcagtcaagagtaagctgtggattaatatcattaattccacttgaactgaagcggcctctagctaggcattcagttcacttgatctcactgaattattaacttgttaattaatactgaaccgcatttattagactttaacatagaatgcatacttggaccaagggcattatttccttcagtctcccacttgtccttagggacaagtgtgcatttcctaattcctttgtcgctcgatgcttgctcttgaacataaggtaagagtcgtcatccttattatgtccagaggtgttcctcggtttcagagttcaactgatcaaataaacagataatcatagcctatgattcatccgagcacggccatgcatttcacagtttctagctctccgagtggccttgtacaacttttaagcatctcatcccgatttatgggaggacaatcccaatcttgcgatcttgagattagacttcgtttgataggt encodes:
- the LOC130471432 gene encoding uncharacterized protein; this translates as MARKSGSKNQGNNHGNGKSKPRGPSSDSQALKTRSLEEVLGVEAIDFGIENEVLTPKSSLHQLQIRSELRHSFNDYLQAIHNSNGIASRIQSRNNLDVGTIPILLDENVDDTTDDDSNNIVIDNEVGNNVEPLDVNGDDPNETESNNPVEIELDDIQEEVEFWMSAVVCYVVGVNPPINVMEGFIRRIWKHLNVDKVIMVKRGVFIVRFLTMDSRDKVLNGHYFFDSKPLIMKPWDSDMDMDKEEVKSVPIWVQLKLGFKYWAGGGGGERALFKIISQIGKPIKRDQATINRDKLQFARVMVDVPLSKELPDCISFRDENGLMVKVGLYYEWRPTLCSKCKMIGHLQEECRQGKTKRVWVQKAKQVQPDAALHTATSPVVDPDGFQRSLRPIRVITSPREPVCVMMTPLVRNIDLLHLEGGTLPTLMDRIAAWNFRGLNSLQKQNEVKHFIQKYEVGLVGLLEHKVKLPNLGKLYQKVFAKWCFTSNASYHPGGRIIVAWKTGSFNVNIVAASSQFLHCHITPASGMPAFFCTFIYAHNEAGLRQDLWRDLTLIHSAAPWILCGDFNCVMAPEERIGAPVKQCDIVDMCGCMHNCGMEDLKSVGNLFTWNNKQQGIKRVFSKIDRMLSNQAWLDVYPDAEVCYLPEGQFDHSPGLLTVYPRVNGGKKPFKFFTMWKSSPVFDDTVKTAWNTQIGGSKMFIVVSKLKKVKIALKELNKSGFTDVHAADLRAHNELIAAQEAMHKDPTNMDLADAELRAIHEYKEKHKIYLEFLSQKAKVAWLKDGDENTTLFHQSIRSRNLKN